The following proteins are co-located in the Anomalospiza imberbis isolate Cuckoo-Finch-1a 21T00152 chromosome 1, ASM3175350v1, whole genome shotgun sequence genome:
- the LOC137472610 gene encoding uncharacterized protein: MTQFRHELKNQRSPCPPPPPPDTATCLRPLRGKQKERRPCPGHDRAAAGPSAADLRAAPSRLGAGLGRAGRRLRPAAGAPAPAQAAPLAALTPAALEHLEGRWRLRFGPSHPFPPQGECGKGGLVGLRAGAGRGELVPRLPAPGGRRLPRGQPARGEGGGAAAGPAELVPVGAESTGGPVLSKISEAQDGICPSFCIVSPPAVRLSRHDYCIYPFVPPVHPRWRSARWQRGGKRPLLLGGFRLGCRAEAQVARLRSEPSWDQPAGKGWQGILWSGTLVSRRSRWMCTVNKCLRTFD, translated from the exons ATGACCCAATTCCGACATGAGCTAAAAAACCAACGCTCTCCTtgcccccctcctcccccccccGACACTGCCACCTGCCTGCGAC CACTGCggggaaagcagaaggaaaggcGTCCTTGCCCTGGCCACGACCGGGCAGCGGCCGGCCCGAGCGCCGCGGACCTGCGGGCCGCGCCCTCCCGGCTGGGGGCCGgcctgggccgggccgggcggcggctCCGCCCCGCTGCGGGGGCGCCCGCGCCGGCACAGGCGGCTCCGCTCGCCGCGCTGACGCCGGCGGCGCTGGAACACCTGGAGGGGCGGTGGCGCCTGCGGTTCGGCCCTTCCCACCCCTTCCCTCCGCAAGGTGAGTGCGGGAAGGGGGGGCTCGTTGGTCTCCGTGCTGGGGCCGGGCGGGGAGAGCTGGTGCCGCGGCTACCAGCCCCGGGTGGGCGCCGCCTCCCCCGCGGGCAGCCCGCTCGGGGCGAGGGAGGCGGCGCGGCCGCCGGGCCTGCGGAGCTGGTGCCCGTCGGCGCTGAATCCACGGGCGGACCCGTTCTGAGCAAAATTTCCGAGGCACAAGATGGCATCTGTCCCTCCTTTTGCATTGTTTCCCCTCCAGCCGTGCGGTTGTCTCGCCATGATTATTGCATTTATCCGTTTGTGCCTCCCGTACATCCTCGCTGGCGCTCTGCCCGCTGGCAGCGGGGAGGGAAACGGCCGCTTCTCCTCGGCGGTTTCCGGCTTGGCTGCCGGGCTGAGGCGCAGGTTGCCCGGCTGCGCTCCGAACCCTCCTGGGACCAGCCGGCTGGAAAGGGGTGGCAGGGCATCCTCTGGTCAG GGACATTGGTTTCCAGGAGAAGCAGGTGGATGTGTACAGTGAATAAG TGCTTAAGAACATTTGACTAA